A genomic stretch from Candidatus Hydrogenisulfobacillus filiaventi includes:
- the purD gene encoding Phosphoribosylamine--glycine ligase, producing the protein MAADGNAVLVIGSGAREHALAATLAMSPDVGKIWAWPGNAGIDEVAERVPVGDMEALRQWAAGRRLLVVFGPEAPLAEGWGDRLCADGHQVVGPGQEGARLEASKGWAKQLMQAAGVPTAPALWARTPEELAAAVAANDRWPAVAKQDRLAAGKGVVVLHDAAEARDLVAAWSREPAIWESGVLWERFTPGRECSAIVLTNGQEWAWLPPARDYKRRFDGDAGGNTGGMGAYAPVPWLDAALQDRIGREVLGPTLQALRSRNIAYRGFLYAGLMLTGEGPVVLEFNVRLGDPEAEAILPLVDDDLYRWLREAAEGRLAGPQLQLRPEQAVTVVLAAEGYPGTPRTGDVIRITRRVPRTWLFHGGTVRDAKGELHAAGGRVLAVTALGTDAAEARARAYEQMEAIQLPGGGYRRDIARELTGA; encoded by the coding sequence GTGGCAGCGGACGGCAATGCGGTGCTGGTGATCGGATCCGGGGCCCGGGAGCACGCCCTGGCCGCCACCCTGGCTATGAGCCCGGACGTGGGCAAGATCTGGGCCTGGCCCGGCAACGCCGGCATCGACGAGGTGGCGGAGCGGGTGCCGGTGGGGGACATGGAGGCCCTGCGCCAGTGGGCGGCAGGGCGGCGCCTGCTGGTGGTGTTCGGGCCGGAGGCGCCCCTGGCCGAAGGTTGGGGGGACCGCCTGTGCGCCGACGGCCACCAGGTGGTCGGCCCGGGACAGGAGGGAGCCCGTCTGGAGGCCAGCAAGGGCTGGGCCAAGCAGCTGATGCAGGCGGCGGGGGTGCCCACCGCCCCCGCCCTCTGGGCCCGTACCCCGGAGGAGCTGGCGGCGGCGGTGGCCGCCAATGATCGCTGGCCGGCGGTGGCCAAGCAGGACCGCCTGGCAGCCGGCAAAGGGGTGGTGGTGCTCCACGACGCGGCCGAGGCCCGCGACTTGGTGGCGGCCTGGAGCCGGGAGCCCGCCATCTGGGAATCGGGGGTGTTGTGGGAGCGGTTTACCCCCGGCCGGGAGTGCTCCGCGATTGTACTGACCAACGGGCAGGAGTGGGCCTGGCTACCGCCGGCGCGGGATTACAAGCGCCGTTTTGACGGGGATGCCGGCGGCAACACCGGCGGCATGGGCGCCTATGCCCCTGTCCCCTGGCTGGATGCGGCCCTGCAGGACCGGATCGGGCGCGAGGTGCTGGGTCCCACCCTCCAGGCCCTGCGCTCCCGCAACATCGCCTACCGCGGCTTCCTTTACGCCGGCCTCATGCTCACCGGGGAGGGGCCGGTGGTGCTGGAGTTCAATGTGCGGCTGGGCGACCCGGAAGCGGAGGCCATCCTCCCCCTGGTGGATGACGACCTGTACCGGTGGCTGCGGGAGGCGGCGGAGGGGCGGTTGGCCGGTCCGCAGCTGCAGCTGCGCCCGGAGCAGGCGGTGACCGTGGTGCTGGCGGCGGAAGGGTATCCCGGCACCCCGCGGACCGGGGATGTGATCCGCATCACCCGCCGCGTGCCGCGCACCTGGCTCTTTCATGGCGGCACCGTCCGCGACGCCAAGGGGGAACTGCACGCGGCCGGCGGGCGGGTGCTGGCCGTCACCGCCCTGGGCACCGACGCCGCCGAAGCGCGGGCGCGGGCTTATGAGCAGATGGAGGCCATCCAGCTGCCGGGAGGAGGCTACCGGCGCGACATCGCCCGCGAACTCACCGGCGCCTGA
- the purH gene encoding fused phosphoribosylaminoimidazole carboxy formyl formyltransferase; inosine-monophosphate cyclohydrolase (Evidence 2a : Function from experimental evidences in other organisms; PubMedId : 12787499, 1937050, 9683488; Product type e : enzyme), with amino-acid sequence MQWALMSVTDKTGIVELARWVSAQGLGILASGGTVRHLREAGVEARPIEELTGFGDLLGGRVKTLHPLIYAGLLARPGEKDQAERERLGAPDIVLVAVNLYPFEAALAEHGGFGPALVEEIDIGGVSLLRAAAKNFERILVLSDPAQYPRAMERPLDAWAPEERRALAAAALQRTAYYDWVISQAMGGLPDPGSAPVWLVGGRREGELRYGENPHQRAGFYRWPVRRGLAAMVQHQGKALSYNNLADADTAWSLAGMLPADRPAAVAVKHQNPCGVAVADSPAEAFRRARDADPVSIFGGIVAFNRPVDEDTARLLADLFLEVVIAPGYSPEARAVLARKTNLRLLDAGRMPEPPSDPQVRSVAGGLLVQEPDRFLVARESFRHQGGPVIDPGDRIWADADLAWRVVQACKSNAIVLVRDGSTVGIGAGQTNRIDAARQAVERAGERARGAVLASDAFFPFGDVMQVAAAAGVRLAVEPGGSVRDRESVEVAESSGVSLYFTDERHFRH; translated from the coding sequence GTGCAGTGGGCGCTCATGAGCGTCACCGATAAGACGGGGATTGTGGAGCTGGCGCGCTGGGTATCGGCCCAGGGGCTGGGGATCCTGGCCAGCGGCGGGACCGTCCGCCATCTGCGGGAAGCGGGGGTGGAGGCCCGTCCCATCGAGGAGCTGACCGGCTTCGGGGATCTGCTGGGAGGACGGGTCAAGACCCTGCATCCCCTCATCTACGCCGGGCTGCTCGCCCGCCCCGGGGAGAAGGATCAGGCGGAGCGGGAGCGGCTGGGGGCGCCCGACATCGTGCTGGTGGCGGTGAACCTCTATCCGTTCGAGGCGGCCCTGGCCGAGCATGGCGGCTTCGGACCCGCCTTGGTGGAGGAGATTGACATCGGCGGCGTCTCGCTATTGCGGGCGGCGGCCAAGAACTTCGAGCGCATCCTGGTGCTGTCGGACCCGGCCCAGTACCCCCGGGCCATGGAGCGGCCGCTGGATGCCTGGGCGCCCGAGGAACGCCGGGCCCTGGCCGCGGCGGCGCTGCAGCGGACCGCCTACTATGACTGGGTCATCAGTCAGGCCATGGGCGGCCTCCCCGATCCCGGCAGCGCTCCGGTATGGCTGGTGGGTGGCCGGCGGGAAGGGGAGCTTCGCTACGGGGAGAACCCCCACCAGCGGGCGGGCTTCTACCGCTGGCCGGTGCGGCGGGGTCTGGCAGCCATGGTCCAGCATCAGGGCAAGGCCCTCTCGTACAACAACCTGGCCGATGCCGATACCGCCTGGAGCCTGGCCGGCATGCTGCCGGCCGACCGGCCCGCGGCGGTGGCGGTCAAGCACCAGAATCCCTGCGGGGTGGCGGTGGCCGATAGCCCGGCCGAAGCCTTCCGGCGGGCGCGGGATGCCGATCCGGTCTCCATCTTCGGCGGGATCGTGGCCTTCAACCGCCCGGTGGATGAGGACACGGCCCGCCTGCTGGCGGACCTCTTCCTGGAGGTGGTCATTGCCCCCGGCTATAGCCCGGAGGCGCGGGCGGTGCTGGCCCGCAAGACCAATCTCCGCCTGCTGGACGCCGGCCGCATGCCGGAACCGCCGTCCGACCCGCAGGTGCGCTCGGTGGCGGGCGGCCTGCTGGTGCAGGAGCCCGACCGCTTCCTGGTGGCCCGGGAGTCCTTCCGGCATCAGGGCGGGCCGGTCATCGACCCCGGCGACCGGATCTGGGCCGACGCCGACCTGGCCTGGCGGGTGGTGCAGGCCTGCAAGTCCAACGCGATCGTGCTGGTGCGCGACGGCAGCACGGTGGGCATCGGGGCCGGCCAGACCAACCGCATCGATGCCGCCCGCCAGGCGGTGGAGCGGGCCGGGGAACGGGCCCGGGGGGCGGTGCTGGCCTCGGATGCCTTCTTCCCTTTCGGCGATGTGATGCAGGTGGCGGCGGCGGCCGGCGTCCGCTTGGCGGTGGAGCCCGGAGGGTCCGTCCGGGACCGGGAGTCGGTGGAGGTGGCCGAGAGCAGCGGGGTCAGCTTGTACTTCACCGACGAGCGCCATTTCCGGCATTAA
- the purN gene encoding Phosphoribosylglycinamide formyltransferase, with product MRWAVLVGGSGTNLEALLETRPDIRVELVVSHRAGVRALEVAARFGVPAEVLLPRRYPDREAYDRALLALLEARGIEAVALAGYLRWLSPVMVDRYAGRMLNLHPSLLPAFPGLDAIRQAWEWGVRVTGVTVHLVDNGHDSGPIVLQEAVPVPPGIGLEELEARIHAVEHRLFPAAVGLVDQGRIRVQGRRVEILEEAAPSGG from the coding sequence ATGAGATGGGCGGTGCTGGTGGGCGGCAGCGGTACCAACCTGGAGGCGCTGCTGGAGACCCGTCCCGATATCCGGGTGGAGCTGGTGGTTTCGCACCGGGCCGGGGTGCGGGCGCTGGAGGTGGCGGCCCGGTTCGGGGTGCCGGCGGAGGTGCTGCTGCCCCGGCGTTACCCCGACCGCGAGGCGTATGACCGTGCACTGCTCGCGCTGCTGGAGGCGCGGGGCATCGAGGCCGTGGCCCTGGCCGGCTACCTGCGGTGGCTGAGCCCGGTGATGGTGGACCGTTATGCCGGCCGCATGCTGAACCTGCACCCCTCCCTGCTCCCTGCCTTTCCCGGCCTGGATGCCATCCGGCAGGCCTGGGAGTGGGGGGTGCGGGTGACCGGGGTCACCGTGCACCTGGTCGACAACGGGCATGACAGCGGCCCCATCGTCCTGCAGGAGGCGGTGCCGGTTCCCCCCGGCATCGGCCTGGAGGAGCTGGAAGCGCGCATCCATGCGGTGGAGCACCGGCTGTTCCCGGCCGCGGTGGGCCTGGTCGACCAGGGACGGATCCGGGTGCAGGGCCGCCGGGTGGAGATTCTGGAGGAGGCTGCCCCGTCGGGCGGATAA
- the purM gene encoding phosphoribosylaminoimidazole synthetase (Evidence 2a : Function from experimental evidences in other organisms; PubMedId : 9683488, 10508786, 12787499, 16321950; Product type e : enzyme), translating into MEDERRQGWTYRAAGVDIDAGNEAVRRIRALVEATYGPEVEGGIGGFAGRFRLPDGTVLLAGADGVGTKVRVAQALGRHDTVGIDLVAMNVNDVLAAGGEPLFFLDYIACGRLDPALVADLVRGMAAGCREAGCALLGGETAEMPDLYAPGEYDLAGFAVGRERVPFRPPQPGDVVVGLASSGLHSNGYSLARRVLIADAPGRRLEDPLSADDPRPRGEVLLEPTRIYVPVVRRLWEAGVELAGMAHITGGGLVENLPRALGATAGRLGLRLDAGAWPRPPVFGVLAVEGGIAGPEMARTFNLGLGFAVLTAPAAAEAVQAAAAAAGVPAWVVGTVEAGPGVRGL; encoded by the coding sequence TTGGAGGACGAGCGGCGGCAGGGATGGACCTACCGCGCGGCCGGGGTCGATATCGACGCCGGGAATGAGGCCGTGCGCCGGATCCGGGCCCTGGTCGAGGCGACCTACGGCCCCGAGGTCGAAGGCGGGATCGGCGGCTTTGCCGGACGGTTCCGGCTGCCCGACGGCACCGTGCTGCTGGCGGGCGCTGACGGGGTGGGGACTAAGGTGCGCGTGGCGCAGGCCCTGGGCCGCCACGACACCGTCGGTATCGACTTGGTGGCCATGAACGTCAATGATGTGCTGGCGGCCGGGGGCGAGCCGCTCTTTTTTCTGGACTACATCGCCTGTGGGCGGCTGGACCCGGCCTTGGTGGCCGACCTGGTCCGGGGGATGGCTGCCGGCTGCCGCGAGGCCGGTTGCGCCCTGTTGGGCGGGGAGACGGCGGAGATGCCTGACCTGTACGCCCCCGGCGAGTACGACTTGGCCGGGTTCGCCGTGGGCCGGGAACGGGTCCCCTTCCGCCCGCCGCAGCCCGGGGACGTGGTGGTCGGCCTGGCCTCCAGCGGGCTGCACAGCAACGGCTACAGCCTGGCCCGGCGGGTGCTGATCGCGGATGCGCCCGGGCGGCGCCTGGAAGACCCCCTCTCAGCCGACGATCCCCGGCCGCGGGGGGAGGTCCTGCTGGAGCCCACCCGTATCTATGTCCCGGTTGTGCGCCGCCTCTGGGAGGCCGGAGTGGAGCTGGCCGGCATGGCCCACATCACCGGCGGGGGCCTGGTCGAAAACCTGCCCCGGGCCCTGGGGGCGACCGCGGGCCGTCTGGGCCTGCGCCTTGATGCGGGCGCCTGGCCCCGGCCGCCGGTGTTCGGGGTGCTGGCGGTGGAAGGCGGCATCGCCGGGCCGGAAATGGCCCGCACCTTCAACCTGGGGCTCGGCTTCGCGGTCCTGACCGCCCCCGCGGCGGCGGAGGCGGTGCAGGCCGCCGCCGCCGCGGCCGGGGTGCCGGCCTGGGTGGTGGGGACGGTCGAGGCAGGACCGGGGGTGCGCGGGCTATGA
- the purF gene encoding glutamine phosphoribosylpyrophosphate amidotransferase (Evidence 2a : Function from experimental evidences in other organisms; PubMedId : 9683488, 10049369, 12787499, 16321950, 17981983; Product type e : enzyme): protein MAYEVHDACGVFGVWGVPDAALMAYWGIFSLQHRGQESAGIATWVPGTGGAGRIEVHKGMGLVSEVLSPEQEAARPGSVAIGHVRYSTQGSSSLANAQPLVMDSRYGQLALAHNGNLVNAAALRAELARAGAVFQGDSDSELLAHLVARSGHAGLEDALKAALARLEGGFAFVVLSDAGLFGARDPAGLRPLVLGQLPDGQWVLASESCALDIGGARLVREVEPGELVRIGPQGLDSDRFAPPVPAAACSFEYIYFARADSRLGDRSAYVYRRELGRMLAREAPAEADVVVGVPDSSLPQAMGYAQELGLDYDLGLVKNRYIARTFIAPSQSERESGVQLKVSAVPEVVAGKRVVLVDDSLVRGTTSRFIVQLLRQAGAREVHMRIASPPYRHPCHYGIDTSRDQELLAARLPLEAVREAVGADSLAYLSLEGLTTVLGGAGFCTACFGGRYPVPVPGRSGVPAAGVVH from the coding sequence ATGGCATACGAGGTGCATGACGCCTGCGGCGTCTTCGGGGTCTGGGGCGTGCCCGACGCCGCCCTGATGGCCTATTGGGGCATCTTCAGCCTGCAGCACCGGGGCCAGGAATCGGCCGGCATCGCCACCTGGGTGCCGGGGACGGGCGGGGCCGGCCGCATCGAGGTGCATAAGGGCATGGGGCTGGTCTCAGAGGTGCTGAGCCCGGAACAGGAGGCGGCCCGCCCGGGGTCGGTGGCGATCGGCCATGTGCGCTACTCCACCCAGGGATCCTCCAGCCTGGCCAATGCCCAGCCGCTGGTGATGGACTCCCGCTACGGTCAGCTGGCGCTGGCCCACAACGGCAACCTGGTCAACGCGGCCGCCCTGCGGGCGGAGCTGGCGCGCGCGGGGGCGGTCTTCCAGGGGGACAGCGACAGTGAGCTGCTGGCCCATCTGGTGGCGCGGTCCGGACATGCCGGCCTGGAGGATGCCCTTAAGGCCGCCCTGGCCCGTCTGGAAGGCGGCTTCGCCTTCGTGGTGCTGTCGGACGCGGGCCTGTTCGGGGCCCGCGACCCGGCCGGCCTGCGGCCGCTGGTGCTGGGCCAGCTGCCGGACGGCCAGTGGGTGCTGGCCTCGGAGAGTTGCGCCCTGGATATCGGCGGGGCCCGCCTGGTGCGGGAAGTGGAGCCGGGGGAACTGGTCCGGATCGGGCCCCAGGGTCTGGATTCCGACCGCTTCGCCCCGCCGGTGCCGGCCGCGGCCTGTTCCTTTGAATACATCTACTTTGCCCGGGCTGATTCCCGGCTGGGCGACCGCAGCGCCTACGTCTACCGCCGGGAGCTGGGCCGGATGCTGGCCCGGGAGGCCCCGGCGGAGGCGGACGTGGTGGTGGGGGTGCCCGACTCCAGCCTGCCCCAGGCCATGGGGTATGCCCAGGAGCTGGGGCTGGACTACGACCTGGGATTGGTCAAGAATCGCTATATCGCCCGCACCTTTATCGCCCCCAGCCAGTCGGAGCGGGAGTCCGGGGTGCAGCTGAAGGTCTCGGCGGTGCCGGAGGTGGTGGCCGGCAAACGGGTGGTGCTGGTGGACGACTCGCTGGTGCGGGGCACCACCTCCCGCTTCATCGTGCAGCTGCTGCGGCAGGCGGGGGCGCGCGAGGTGCACATGCGCATTGCCTCGCCGCCCTACCGGCATCCCTGTCATTACGGCATCGACACCTCCCGCGACCAGGAGCTGCTGGCGGCGCGCCTGCCCCTGGAGGCGGTGCGGGAGGCGGTGGGGGCTGACTCCTTGGCTTACCTCTCGCTGGAAGGGCTGACCACGGTGCTGGGCGGGGCGGGGTTCTGCACCGCCTGCTTCGGCGGCCGCTATCCGGTGCCGGTACCCGGCCGCAGTGGGGTGCCGGCAGCGGGCGTCGTGCACTAA
- the purL gene encoding Phosphoribosylformylglycinamidine synthase subunit PurL, which produces MSGSTAYEAVGLTAAEFEAACRLLGREPNPLELGLLGAMWSEHCSYKSSKGLLAWLPHEGPAVVAGPGGNAGVVHLAPGSGVDVAFKIESHNHPSYVEPVEGAATGVGGIIRDVVAMGARPVALLDSLRFGRGDAHSALLEDRVVEGVGKYGNAIGIPTVAGEVAYAPVYARNPLVNVMCVGIAPHGRPPVGAGGARPGGLLVLMGQRTGRDGIHGASLLASRDLTREGEDQRPTVQVGDPFTGKLLMEATLALAGAPGVQAVQDLGAAGLTSAVSEVLVQSGAGGELDLDRVPCRERGMTAYEIMLSESQERMLLVIDPGAWERVRETAAHWELEVAVIGSVTTDDRLRIRHQGAVVADLPARVLVTGCPRRQPDPGLAEAVRAAPAVPVPETVPSGGREAALAVLADPDVRDRAAIYTRYDWTIQTNTVQGPDGEAAVLRVKGEREGLALAIAGPGRWCAVDPYAGAMGAVVRAALAVAATGARPLGITDGLNAGNPDRPQVYRQLAALAAGIADAARALGLPVVGGNVSLHNETAGEPIWPTPVIGMVGGHPHPARPRPRTWDRPGWQLVLLNPPAGGPAALGGSVLALQAGSPWDGLPYPRADLERMALTLAALEAPWFGEGLGAVRVVTDGGPLAAVVRMWLQAPETAGAPRLEAGEDVSLWFGEGPGQVVAAVDPEHLAAWGARLEAAGVPWRVIGRVDPGTTVLEAPGRRAWRLERREADRAWRVRPVRSPVEG; this is translated from the coding sequence ATGAGCGGGTCCACGGCCTATGAGGCGGTGGGCCTGACCGCCGCCGAGTTCGAGGCCGCCTGCCGGTTGCTGGGCCGCGAACCCAACCCGCTGGAGCTGGGGCTCCTGGGGGCGATGTGGTCCGAGCACTGCAGCTATAAGTCCTCCAAGGGTCTGCTGGCCTGGTTGCCGCACGAGGGGCCGGCGGTGGTGGCCGGTCCCGGCGGCAACGCGGGCGTGGTGCACCTGGCGCCCGGCAGCGGGGTGGATGTGGCCTTCAAGATCGAATCCCACAACCATCCCTCCTACGTGGAGCCGGTCGAGGGGGCGGCCACCGGCGTGGGCGGCATCATCCGGGATGTGGTGGCCATGGGCGCCCGGCCCGTGGCGCTGCTGGACTCCCTGCGTTTCGGGCGCGGGGACGCGCACAGCGCCCTGCTGGAGGACCGGGTGGTGGAGGGCGTGGGCAAGTACGGCAACGCCATCGGCATTCCGACCGTGGCCGGGGAGGTGGCCTACGCCCCGGTCTACGCCCGCAACCCCCTGGTCAACGTCATGTGCGTGGGCATCGCCCCGCACGGGCGGCCGCCGGTGGGGGCGGGAGGGGCCCGGCCCGGCGGCCTGCTGGTGCTGATGGGCCAGCGCACCGGTCGCGACGGCATCCACGGGGCCAGCCTGCTGGCGTCGCGCGATTTGACCCGGGAGGGTGAGGACCAGCGGCCGACGGTGCAGGTGGGCGACCCTTTCACCGGCAAGCTGCTGATGGAGGCCACCCTGGCCCTGGCCGGTGCCCCCGGCGTGCAGGCGGTCCAGGACCTGGGGGCGGCCGGTCTCACCTCCGCCGTCTCGGAGGTGCTGGTGCAGTCGGGCGCGGGCGGGGAGCTGGACCTGGACCGCGTGCCCTGCCGGGAGAGGGGCATGACGGCCTATGAGATCATGCTCTCGGAGTCCCAGGAGCGCATGCTGCTGGTGATCGACCCCGGGGCCTGGGAACGGGTGCGGGAGACCGCGGCCCACTGGGAGCTGGAGGTGGCGGTCATCGGCAGCGTGACCACCGACGACCGGCTGCGCATCCGCCACCAGGGGGCGGTGGTGGCCGACCTGCCCGCCCGGGTGCTGGTGACCGGCTGCCCGCGCCGGCAGCCGGACCCGGGGCTGGCGGAGGCGGTGCGGGCCGCCCCCGCGGTGCCGGTGCCGGAGACGGTGCCGTCCGGCGGGCGGGAGGCGGCCCTGGCCGTGCTGGCGGACCCGGATGTGCGCGACCGCGCCGCCATCTACACCCGCTATGACTGGACCATCCAGACCAATACCGTGCAGGGGCCGGACGGGGAGGCGGCGGTCCTGCGGGTCAAGGGCGAACGGGAGGGCCTGGCCCTGGCCATCGCCGGACCCGGCCGCTGGTGCGCGGTGGACCCCTACGCGGGGGCCATGGGGGCTGTGGTGCGCGCGGCGCTGGCGGTGGCGGCCACCGGGGCACGGCCCTTGGGGATCACCGACGGGCTCAATGCCGGCAATCCTGACCGGCCGCAGGTCTACCGTCAGCTGGCGGCCCTGGCCGCCGGCATCGCGGATGCGGCGCGGGCGTTGGGGCTGCCGGTGGTGGGCGGCAATGTCTCCCTGCACAACGAGACCGCCGGCGAGCCCATCTGGCCCACCCCCGTCATCGGGATGGTGGGCGGGCACCCGCATCCGGCCCGCCCCCGGCCCCGCACCTGGGACCGGCCCGGCTGGCAGCTGGTGCTGCTGAACCCGCCGGCGGGCGGTCCCGCCGCGCTAGGCGGCAGCGTGCTGGCCCTGCAGGCCGGCAGCCCCTGGGACGGCCTGCCCTATCCCCGCGCCGACCTGGAGCGGATGGCGCTGACGCTGGCCGCATTGGAGGCTCCCTGGTTCGGGGAGGGCCTGGGCGCGGTGCGGGTGGTGACCGACGGCGGCCCCCTGGCGGCGGTGGTGCGGATGTGGCTGCAGGCACCGGAAACCGCCGGGGCGCCCCGCCTGGAGGCGGGGGAGGACGTGAGCCTGTGGTTCGGGGAGGGACCCGGACAGGTTGTGGCGGCGGTGGATCCGGAACATCTGGCCGCCTGGGGGGCCCGGCTGGAAGCGGCCGGCGTCCCCTGGCGGGTCATCGGCCGGGTGGATCCCGGGACCACGGTCCTGGAGGCGCCCGGGCGCCGCGCCTGGCGGTTGGAGCGCCGGGAGGCGGACCGGGCCTGGCGTGTGCGGCCGGTGCGGTCGCCGGTGGAGGGATGA
- the purQ gene encoding phosphoribosylformylglycinamidine synthetase subunit I (Evidence 2a : Function from experimental evidences in other organisms; PubMedId : 12787499, 15301530, 15301532, 10784038, 9683488; Product type e : enzyme): MAAGSPTVAVLTFPGSNCDTDTLWALEELGVRAMAHWYRDPLGAVDRVIIPGGFSYGDYLRSGALAARSAVMTEVARRVREEGLPVLGICNGFQILTEAGLLPGALRPNTTGVFRATLETVTVHTAPAGWPGFAGQRFRLPVAHHEGAFAVAEGSLGSLFTAGEVFLQYTDAAGRPDPLANPNGAVANIAGVARGPVLGLMPHPERAMAAYLGSADGRRFLELWLWGREGGAA, translated from the coding sequence ATGGCCGCCGGGTCGCCGACGGTAGCGGTGCTGACCTTTCCCGGCTCCAACTGCGACACCGACACCCTGTGGGCCTTGGAGGAACTGGGGGTGCGGGCGATGGCCCACTGGTACCGCGACCCCCTGGGGGCGGTGGACCGGGTGATCATCCCGGGCGGGTTCTCCTATGGCGACTACCTGCGCAGCGGGGCGCTGGCGGCGCGTTCCGCGGTGATGACCGAAGTAGCCCGGCGGGTGCGGGAGGAAGGCCTGCCCGTGCTGGGCATCTGCAACGGGTTTCAGATCCTGACCGAGGCCGGCCTGTTACCGGGCGCCCTGCGGCCCAACACCACCGGCGTGTTCCGGGCTACGCTGGAAACGGTGACGGTGCATACCGCCCCGGCCGGCTGGCCGGGCTTCGCCGGCCAGCGCTTCCGGCTGCCGGTGGCCCACCATGAGGGGGCGTTCGCGGTGGCGGAAGGCAGCCTCGGCAGCCTGTTTACGGCCGGGGAGGTCTTCCTGCAGTACACCGACGCGGCCGGCCGCCCGGATCCGCTGGCCAACCCCAACGGGGCGGTGGCCAACATCGCGGGGGTGGCCCGCGGGCCGGTGCTAGGGCTGATGCCCCATCCGGAGCGGGCCATGGCCGCCTACCTGGGATCCGCCGACGGGCGCCGCTTTCTGGAGCTGTGGCTGTGGGGCCGGGAAGGGGGCGCGGCATGA
- the purS gene encoding Phosphoribosylformylglycinamidine synthase subunit PurS — protein sequence MSGRWRAEVLVRLKEGVFDPQGAAVEKVWRQTGHVGVEAIRLGRLVDLWLEAPDAESARRQAEELAGGLLANPVLETYTVRVSPGEEG from the coding sequence ATGAGCGGGCGATGGCGGGCGGAGGTGCTGGTGCGGCTGAAGGAGGGGGTCTTCGACCCCCAGGGGGCGGCGGTGGAGAAGGTCTGGCGTCAGACCGGCCACGTGGGGGTGGAAGCCATCCGCCTGGGGCGGCTGGTGGACCTCTGGCTGGAGGCGCCGGATGCCGAGAGTGCCCGCCGGCAGGCCGAGGAGCTCGCCGGCGGGCTGCTGGCCAACCCGGTGCTGGAGACCTATACCGTGCGGGTGTCGCCGGGGGAGGAGGGCTAA
- the purC gene encoding phosphoribosylaminoimidazole succinocarboxamide synthetase (Evidence 2a : Function from experimental evidences in other organisms; PubMedId : 2495272, 9683488, 10784038, 12787499, 26118696; Product type e : enzyme), translated as MSVSKGAFLYEGKAKRIYETGDPSALWVEFKDDATAFNGQKKGQILDKGRMNARISAALFARLEAAGIPTHFREQVGERDLLVDRLRMLPLEVVVRNRVAGSLAARTGLAEGTPLPRPVVELYYKNDELGDPLLNEDHVLALGLADEAAIADLKTRGRAVNDFLSAYFDRRGIILVDFKLEFGTFTAPDGSQVLKLGDEISPDTCRLWDKRDLTKLDKDRFRRDLGGVEEAYREVLERVLQ; from the coding sequence ATGAGCGTCAGCAAGGGGGCCTTCCTCTACGAGGGGAAGGCCAAGCGCATCTACGAGACGGGGGATCCCTCCGCCCTTTGGGTGGAGTTCAAGGACGACGCCACCGCCTTCAACGGGCAGAAGAAGGGGCAGATCCTGGACAAGGGCCGCATGAACGCCCGCATCTCGGCGGCGCTCTTCGCCCGCCTGGAGGCGGCTGGCATCCCCACCCACTTCCGGGAGCAGGTGGGCGAGCGCGACCTGCTGGTGGACCGGCTGCGCATGCTGCCGTTGGAGGTGGTGGTGCGCAACCGGGTGGCGGGCTCGCTGGCGGCCCGGACCGGGCTGGCGGAGGGCACCCCGCTGCCGCGGCCGGTGGTGGAGTTGTACTATAAGAATGATGAACTGGGGGACCCCCTGCTCAACGAGGACCATGTGCTGGCCCTAGGGCTGGCGGACGAGGCGGCCATCGCGGACCTCAAGACCCGCGGTCGGGCCGTCAACGATTTTCTGAGCGCCTATTTCGACCGGCGCGGCATCATCCTGGTCGATTTCAAGCTGGAGTTCGGCACCTTTACCGCCCCGGACGGCAGCCAGGTGCTCAAGCTGGGGGATGAGATCTCCCCCGACACCTGCCGGCTGTGGGACAAACGCGATCTGACCAAGCTGGACAAGGACCGGTTCCGCCGGGATCTGGGCGGGGTGGAGGAGGCCTACCGCGAGGTGCTGGAGCGGGTGCTGCAATGA